The following coding sequences lie in one Leucobacter allii genomic window:
- a CDS encoding M20/M25/M40 family metallo-hydrolase, whose protein sequence is MSSQAGAAERLSRMIRIPTVSAELAERGPEPFERFVALLEELYPRVHAELGRERITDLGLLFRWPGADATLDPAVLMAHFDVVPVDESDAWTHPPFEGRISGGFVHGRGALDDKGPLLVILEAVESLLAEGFAPARDVYLSFGGNEESFGAAAERIAQTFQDRGITPWIVIDEGGAVTDAPLPGVVGRAAMIGLGEKGATTIRLSARGDGGHASAPPARTAVGRVARAVARLAPGTFRARTPETVRRMLEVFAGRSRGPARLFYRLLSRAPALAAQVFARLGGEPAALVRTTVAPTMLAGGTAANVLPSQASATVNLRLAPGETVEGTLRRVRRRIRDRGIEVELVEGSAPSPESPSDGPQFALLAEALRASHPDAVAVPYLVMAATDSRYFHRFAPAVYRFAPIAMPAELRATIHGVDERVAIEELDRGTRFHRALLRALPGAPESAR, encoded by the coding sequence ATGAGCAGCCAGGCGGGCGCAGCGGAGCGCCTCTCCCGCATGATCCGGATCCCGACGGTGTCGGCAGAACTCGCCGAGCGCGGCCCGGAGCCGTTCGAGCGATTCGTCGCGCTGCTCGAGGAGCTCTACCCCCGCGTCCACGCGGAGCTGGGGCGCGAGCGCATCACCGATCTCGGTCTGCTCTTCCGCTGGCCGGGGGCGGACGCGACGCTCGATCCCGCGGTTCTCATGGCCCATTTCGACGTGGTCCCGGTCGACGAGTCCGACGCCTGGACGCACCCGCCGTTCGAGGGACGCATCTCCGGGGGCTTCGTCCACGGCCGGGGCGCCCTCGACGACAAGGGCCCGCTGCTCGTGATCCTCGAGGCCGTCGAGAGCCTGCTCGCCGAGGGCTTCGCGCCCGCGCGGGACGTCTACCTCTCCTTCGGCGGCAACGAGGAGAGCTTCGGCGCCGCGGCGGAGCGCATCGCCCAGACCTTCCAGGACCGCGGGATCACCCCGTGGATCGTGATCGACGAGGGCGGCGCCGTCACCGACGCCCCGCTCCCCGGTGTCGTCGGCCGCGCCGCGATGATCGGGCTCGGCGAGAAGGGGGCGACCACCATTCGGCTCAGCGCGCGAGGTGACGGCGGGCACGCCTCCGCGCCGCCCGCGCGCACTGCGGTGGGGCGGGTCGCGCGGGCCGTCGCGCGCCTCGCGCCCGGCACCTTCCGCGCGCGCACGCCGGAGACGGTGCGGCGCATGCTCGAGGTCTTCGCCGGACGCAGCCGAGGGCCCGCGCGGCTGTTCTACCGGCTACTCTCCCGGGCCCCGGCGCTCGCCGCGCAGGTCTTCGCGCGGCTCGGCGGCGAGCCGGCGGCCCTCGTGCGCACCACCGTCGCCCCCACGATGCTCGCCGGCGGCACGGCGGCCAACGTGCTCCCCTCGCAGGCGAGCGCCACGGTGAATCTCAGGCTCGCCCCCGGCGAGACGGTCGAGGGCACGCTCCGCCGGGTGCGCCGGCGGATCCGCGACCGCGGGATCGAGGTGGAACTCGTCGAGGGCAGCGCACCGAGCCCCGAGTCGCCGAGCGACGGCCCGCAGTTCGCGCTCCTCGCGGAAGCGCTGCGGGCGTCCCACCCGGACGCGGTCGCGGTGCCCTACCTCGTGATGGCGGCGACGGACTCCCGGTACTTCCATCGCTTCGCGCCCGCCGTCTACCGCTTCGCGCCCATCGCCATGCCCGCGGAGCTGCGCGCCACGATCCACGGCGTCGACGAGCGGGTCGCGATCGAGGAGCTCGACCGCGGCACCCGCTTCCATCGGGCGCTGCTGCGCGCGCTGCCGGGGGCACCGGAGTCCGCGCGATGA
- a CDS encoding NADPH-dependent 2,4-dienoyl-CoA reductase: protein MSAQTFPLLFEPLDLGTAVLPNRLLMGSMHLGLEEIPGGFERLAAFYRERARAGVGLIVTGGFSPNAEGRLTPHAATLEAEEEALPHRLVTDAVHAEGGRIALQILHAGRYGAHPGIVAPSPLRAPISAVTPRELDDAAIERTIDDYVRCALLAQSAGYDGVEIMGSEGYLINEFTAAHTNRRDDRWGGSAERRGSFPVEIVRRVRDAVGDRFIIIHRLSMLDLVPDGATAGEVVALARRIEAAGATLLNTGIGWHEARIPTIAAPVPRGAFTWASRRVREAVSIPVITTNRINTPEAAERVLAAGDADMVSLARPFLADPAFAAKAAAGTPERINTCIGCNQACLDHTFSGRPTSCLVNPRAGHETELVIAPAVARKRIAVVGSGPAGLACATTAAERGHAVTLFEAADRIGGQLNVAMRVPGKSEFRETLRYFGTRLAETGVELRLGARAEAAAIAAAGYDEVVLATGVRPRRPEIPGVGHPSVVSYLDVLRDGAPVGERVAILGAGGIGFDVAEYLTSDTPEDPADIPGFLAHWGVDPDPASAGGTLPPPRIRPRRSVVMLQRSPGKPGARLGKTTGWIHRTELSRRGVRMIAGAAYRGIDDAGLHILRPGADGAGGDEPGMESETLEVDTVVLCTGQEPARELHEALASLAVAAHLIGGADVAAELDAKRAIDQGTRLAAAL, encoded by the coding sequence ATGTCAGCGCAGACCTTCCCGCTCCTCTTCGAACCCCTGGACCTCGGCACCGCGGTCCTCCCCAACCGCTTGCTCATGGGCTCCATGCACCTCGGCCTCGAGGAGATCCCCGGCGGCTTCGAGCGTCTCGCCGCCTTCTACCGCGAGCGCGCCAGGGCCGGCGTCGGCCTCATCGTCACCGGCGGCTTCTCCCCCAACGCCGAGGGGCGCTTGACCCCGCACGCCGCGACGCTGGAGGCCGAGGAGGAGGCCCTGCCCCACCGGCTCGTCACCGACGCCGTGCACGCGGAGGGCGGGCGGATCGCACTGCAGATCCTCCACGCCGGCCGCTACGGCGCGCACCCCGGCATCGTCGCGCCGAGTCCGCTGCGCGCGCCCATCTCCGCCGTCACCCCGCGCGAGCTCGACGATGCCGCGATCGAGCGCACCATCGACGACTACGTCCGCTGCGCGCTCCTCGCCCAGAGCGCGGGCTACGACGGCGTGGAGATCATGGGCTCGGAGGGCTACCTCATCAACGAGTTCACCGCGGCGCACACGAACCGCCGCGACGACCGCTGGGGCGGCTCCGCCGAGCGGCGCGGCAGCTTCCCCGTGGAGATCGTGCGTCGGGTGCGCGACGCCGTGGGCGACCGCTTCATCATCATCCACCGGCTCTCGATGCTGGATCTCGTGCCCGACGGCGCGACCGCGGGCGAGGTCGTCGCGCTCGCCCGCCGCATCGAGGCCGCCGGCGCGACCCTGTTGAACACCGGTATCGGATGGCACGAGGCGCGGATCCCGACGATCGCCGCACCCGTGCCGCGCGGCGCCTTCACCTGGGCGAGCCGCAGGGTGCGTGAGGCCGTGTCGATCCCGGTCATCACGACGAACCGGATCAACACGCCGGAAGCGGCCGAACGCGTCCTCGCCGCCGGGGACGCCGACATGGTGTCGCTCGCCCGCCCCTTCCTGGCCGATCCGGCCTTCGCCGCGAAGGCCGCAGCCGGCACCCCCGAGCGCATCAACACCTGCATCGGCTGCAACCAGGCCTGCCTCGACCACACCTTCTCCGGCCGTCCCACCTCCTGCCTCGTGAATCCCCGCGCCGGCCACGAGACGGAGCTCGTCATCGCCCCGGCGGTGGCGCGCAAGCGGATCGCGGTCGTCGGATCCGGTCCGGCGGGGCTCGCCTGCGCGACCACCGCGGCCGAGCGCGGGCACGCCGTCACCCTCTTCGAAGCCGCGGATCGGATCGGCGGGCAGCTGAACGTGGCGATGCGCGTCCCGGGCAAGAGCGAGTTCCGGGAGACCCTCCGCTACTTCGGCACCCGGCTGGCCGAGACCGGGGTGGAGCTGCGCCTCGGCGCACGCGCCGAGGCCGCGGCCATCGCCGCCGCGGGGTACGACGAGGTCGTGCTCGCGACCGGCGTGCGCCCACGACGACCCGAGATCCCCGGGGTCGGGCACCCGAGCGTCGTCAGCTACCTCGACGTGCTGCGCGACGGCGCCCCCGTCGGCGAGCGCGTCGCGATCCTCGGGGCGGGCGGCATCGGCTTCGACGTCGCCGAGTACCTGACGAGCGACACGCCGGAGGATCCCGCGGACATCCCCGGCTTCCTCGCGCACTGGGGCGTCGACCCCGATCCCGCGAGCGCGGGCGGCACCCTCCCTCCCCCGCGGATCCGGCCGCGGCGTTCGGTCGTCATGCTGCAGCGATCGCCGGGGAAGCCGGGCGCCCGGCTCGGCAAGACGACCGGCTGGATCCACCGCACGGAGCTGTCCAGGCGCGGCGTCCGGATGATCGCCGGCGCCGCCTACCGCGGCATCGACGACGCCGGGCTGCACATCCTCCGGCCCGGCGCCGACGGGGCAGGGGGCGACGAGCCGGGGATGGAGTCGGAGACGCTCGAGGTCGACACCGTCGTGCTCTGCACCGGCCAGGAGCCGGCCCGCGAGCTCCACGAGGCGCTGGCGTCGCTCGCGGTCGCCGCCCACCTCATCGGCGGGGCCGACGTCGCCGCCGAGCTCGACGCGAAGCGGGCCATCGACCAGGGGACGCGGCTCGCCGCGGCGCTGTGA